A stretch of DNA from Drosophila virilis strain 15010-1051.87 chromosome 5, Dvir_AGI_RSII-ME, whole genome shotgun sequence:
GTTTTCCAGTTTTCATTTGGGGCtgttgtaatttttgttgttgttatttaatgATTTAAAGATTATGCACGCTCTGCCGGCCACACGGCCAAGCGGACAAACGGACAATCGGACCAATGTCTGCCCTTTTACAAAGCTCCACAAACTTCAGTTTTCAGCTCCTGACGGCCCCTGACACAACTTTCGCTTTTTTACACCTTTACTGGCCTTTTTTCTCGCTgccacagaaaaaaaaaggtaaatctgagagagagatataaaaaaaaaaaatggtgtaAGAGCATGTTAATTTGAAGCGAAGGTTGAAGGCGTTAAAATTGCAGATAAAAGTCGCGGTTTGCCGGCTTCAGATCCGTTTTGTTTGGCCAGAGATTTTCGTTTGGCTGTCGGAGGCTGAGAGTAGAGTATTTTAAGCTGTAACACTTAATGCGGCATAAGTGAAAAATGATTTAAGGTAAATAATTCATGAGCTGCTTTTCAAATTCAACGAGAGCCGATTTGGCGTTGCTTGTTTTCAGCAAAAACTTTGACAAAGAGTCGCAAACTAATTGGCAAGTATCCTGTAAAAACCAGCCAGGAGCAGGGAGTATCGATACTAGTTGTGAAATCATGTTCTCTACAGTCCGTATACTCCCATTCGCACTAGCTAAACAGGGCATCCGAATGCATCTCTTGGTCATACGAGCGCAAATTGTATTCACAAATCATCTCGAATgacgcacaacaacaattcgctcgtataaacaatttaaccTATTTTTAATGCACTTCAACTCATAAATATGTGCAATTATTAAGGCTCAGAGACACGCCTCAGAGTCTAAATGCGTTTGACGATCAATAAACAATTTGGCCCGACAAAGTATTGCAATTATACAATAGATAaagcaaaattataaattcagCAACACGATTTGTTCTTGACTCAACTGGAAACTCGTCAAATGTCAAACGTGCAAATGGGTTTGCGATATCTCCATAATAAACTAAGTAATGGGAGACAACAAGTCTCAAGTCCGGCGCATCCAGCCAAATacagagatacagatacagccggagaaaatacagatacagatacaggtacaggtacagatacatttacagatacagatgcaaaATTTGTGCAGTCGTGTGAAAAACTGGTTATGCGATTCTCGAGCAACGATAGATAAATGTTTATAGTAATAAATGCGTGGgaaaaatactaaaaaccATATAAAGCAGCTTTATGGCATATATCTAAATCtagctctctttctctatctctctctctctctctctttgttttttctcGGACTAACAAGTACAATAAAAATCGCCAGTCAGCGCATAGTGAGAACAAAAGCCGCAcaacaaagcacacacacacacacacacacacacacgaaaagCACTTACACACACTTTTGGTACCTGGGCAAAACTGTGATTTAAGATCTGCAATTAGAGATAAACCAAAACTCATTATAATCAAAATGAGTTATAGAAAGGACGGCGAGACAGAGACAAAAAAACAGCGTACACTGCGATAAAATAttgccaaacaatttaaaacgattttttttttatacaaaaaaaaaacctaaagtTGAGAAAAGTTAAGTTAAaaccaaaattgaaaactaagaaaaaacaaaaatgaaaggCAAGCTGCAGCGAACCTGGGTCTACTGTTTGTCAGTGAGGCGCCTGGTTACTGAGCCATTCAAGGGATGAAGAGAGGTTGAGAGAGATagtgatagagagagagagatagtgatagagagagagagagagtgcgatAGAGAGACCACATTAACAGGAAAGAAGAATTTTAGTTCTAAATGAAGCAATCTAGAGTTAATCTCAATCAATTGTAAATCTGAATTTCCGCCCAAAACTCAACTTTAATATTGAGCTAAACTTTTTCTTGCCGTGTAAcaggcatacaaaaaaaaaaacacagaaaataataattatggcCACGTGAACTCTTGACAACAACTTGTAAATTGGAgctcatgtttttgttttctatttcttgGAAACGCTGTCAACTCTCCAAGATTAATTTAACACCAACGAAAAAATTTTTGATGACCTGGGTCGCTTCTAGGCCGGCGACTAGCCTGGGCCGCAGAGAGTCAAATCAAGCAAGAAATTTGTTACCGACATTAAAATTACCATCATTATAATGTCTGTTGTCCGATGTCtgttgtctgcctgcctgGTCCCAGTCTGTGGACGGCGTCTAACACGAAGCAGGAAGACGCATGGCCGGCAAAACGGTAAGCGGCAAGTGGCAGCAAATGCTgcacaaaaaggcaaaaagcGATGTGCGGTAATAGAAAATGTCGAAATAGACAtgagcaacagccacagcaacaacaacaataataacaatgagAGCTGCAAAAGCGGAGGCAAAACTAAAAGCAAACATGAAACATGATAGAGTATGCTATTAAACGGCAACACACAtgcaataccctgtaatttgaTGACTAGTTAcaaatataaactaaatattGATAGCTCAACAATAACGAAATATATGCCACGTAAagcaataccctgtaatttgaTGCTAAGCTAAATATCATTGATATGAACAATTGTTGAAAGCTCAAAGCAAATAATAAGCTGAACTATGgctataattaaatattatttacgcTACATAACGTATTATAAGTCACGTAGCGTAACGTATCGCGCGACACATAACGTATCATTTTATGGATAATACGAATCATATATAGATTATCCGAACTACAAGTCAGTGAATAAATTATTGTAGATCAAATTAACATAACAAGCATCACGTCACAGACATCACGTAAAGTGCGTCGTTTAACGTTGATCACGTAACGTAACTTAACgatattataacattttttaagtGGCTTACTTAATTAAGCTTTgctataaatgaaaataaatagttcGAGCAATTTTTGGAGGTTTTTGCCTGTCGCTAGATCTAACGTAAACAATCTTCATAAATTATTACGTAACGTTACGTAAAGTAAATAGTTACATAAcgtattaaatcaaataacagCCAAAGCTTATGCAAATTGTCGCTCTCAAACTGGCACATACAGCCCCATTCAGCAGTTTCTACAGGGTATATGGCTGAAACACGAGCGCTtgaatggaaatgaaaatgggCTTTACAGTGATCGATGATGCCAGAGGTGAGAGTTGACGGTGAAGCTGAAACTGACGGACAGCAAATAGACAAAgagctggaactggaactggcaCTGAAACTGGAATTGGAATATGTAGACGATATTGGAACTCACCTGCGCATGATGGGCAGCGGCAAGGTGAAGCGTCCATCACTCATCAGCGGTGCGGTGCCCGGCAGCGGCACCGTCGATATAACCGGTGTCATCAGTGGCAGGGGTAGCGGCACGGGCgcctgcggcggcggcggcggtggcggtggcagtGGCGGTCCGGCTGCCtggggcgggggcgggggcggtCCGCCGGCGGGCAGGGCACTGTACGGCGGCGGGtagtggctgtggctgtgcaGAATGTCCGGCAACAATGCCCGTGCCAGGCCCAAAGTAgccggatgcggatgcggatgatGCAAGTGGGGCGGTGGATGCAGCGGCGGCGCGTGTTGCCGACGTGCATGGTGAGggggcaactgttgctgctgctgcagctgcagctgctgctgctgttgctggcggcGTTCGCGACGTTCGCGTCGACGTTGCTCGCGTGTgcgcaactgttgctgctgctgctgctgctgctgtgcctgcaactgttgctgcgagcagttgccgttgcttaGGTCATCCGTTTGGCATTCGGTAGAGGTGAAAGTGCGTGGGGGCGTTGCATTCACATTGATTACTTTGACACTGTTATCAACACTGGACACATTCACATGATTattaatacaattattattattatttatattattaatattattattattattgtggctgatgctgttgctcaCACTGGCACTTGCAACATGTTGCACATCCACTTGcgtattttgattattatttatattattatttaacttATTTTGTACACTTGCACTAAACACTTTGGTTGCTGGCACACAATTATTAATTGCAACaatgctgctcttgttgttgttgttgttgctgttgctgctgttgttgttgttgttgttgggggtgttgctgttgctgtaattGCAATTTACAACACAAAcgacattgttgttgtcttgcgttgcagttgcacttgcagttgttgttgttgttgttgttgttactgtggcTGTGCTTGCGGGCGAGGCGACACAAACCTGCTGATTACCGTTATTAGTAccgttattgttgctgctgctgctgctgctgctgctgccgttgttcACTTGTATCGTCAGACTTGGCTGACGCTGACAGGACTTTGCTGCCGCGGGCAATATTGCAATGTTGCTGATGCTTTtggcattgttgctgctgtcccTGTCcgtcttgttgctgctgagaaaaatgctgctgctgctgctgctgccaactgctgttgcagtttgtgttgctgccgttgctgttggcggcggcgtcggctCTGCAGCCACATTCAGACGCATCGTATCgctatcgttatcgatatcgtTATCGTTTGGCGCCTGGCTCAGGCGATGCTCGAAGAGACTTTCACTCGCGCGAAATTCGGCATACAAGCGTTCGAGTTCTGCCAAACATTTGTTGGGCCGCAGcacgtcgctgctgctgctactgctgctacacgagttgttgttgttgtagcgcCCCCGCGACAACCACGACGTCAATGTttgaatgttgttgttgttgttgttgttattcgtATTGTAACTGCCGATTTTACGCACATCTGTTGTGTACGCGCCGAACGTACTGGAGAGACTGATCGCTGCCGAGCGAAACTTGCTTGAACCACCACTAAACGGTGACGccgacgtcgctgctgctgctctctcaGCTGCTGACGCGTGCTCTcttcgactgcgactgcgactgagaGTTAGATtgggtgctgctgctgctgctgcacaggAAACAGGTTGATTGACCTGCACTccagctgcgactgcgacttcggcttcgactgcgactgcgactgcattTGCGCCTGTTTCCTCGTTTGctctggttgttgttgttgctgctgctgcagttttcGTTGTTGCCATTTCTTGCTCATCGTCAACGTCATTGCCTTTGTCGCTGTCTTCTTTGTCGCCGTTTTCATTGATAATGCAATTCgctctgctgctgtcgctttgATTTTCTGCACTTTGTTGTGATCTTGCATTCGTCTCTgttggcttttgcttttgaCTTGTTACCGTTGTTGCCGTTTCTGTGTCGTTTATCGCTGGCGTGTATAATGCGCAGTTCTGCAAGAGCCacaaagagatagagagagcaAGGGAGCGAGAGAAAACGTCAGCTTTGCATTAGTCAAATGACAAGATTTAAGTTTCAAGCGCTAATTAATGTTAATTGCTGGGAGATTAGACagtggccaaaaaaaaaaaaaggtgacaGCGGCCACACAGGGCCAAGTAAGGACGTCGACTGGCAGGCAACCAGCAGGCGCATAAATGTGCGCctaattgaattaattaagCCAACGCATAAACATAAAATCGtcacaagttgttgttgttgctgttgctgctgctgctattccTGCCTGGCGTCTGCATGTTTGCTGATAaagttattgctgttgttgttgaggctGCATGACTTACTCTCACTCTGACGCTCGCCCGCTCAATCCCTCTCTCATACTAATGTGCACACAGACATCAGGCTTAGCATTAGAGATGAGCGCCTGGCGTGCCTTTTGGCGTGACATATCGAGCTCGAAAATGCCTTCACTTTGGTTTACATATTAAAAGCTCTGCTCTGCTGCTTTTTAtggcaatatatataaatattatatatcagtCGCTCATCTCTAATCAGTGCACAGTACCGACCCTCCCCTTTAGACCATATAACTGTTAGTGCctgcctgtgcgtgtgtgtgtgggttctAATTATGTTACGCTGTGTTACTTGCATTAATTACGTCACAGAAATATAATGTGATTTACTGTTAGctctattgctgctgctgctgctgctgctgacttaTTGTtcttggtgttgctgctggctgtgtcattgttgctgttgtttttgttgttgttgttgctttgctgTTCATTCTTGTGCAATAGAGATTGCTGCTAGTTGCAATCAACACAGAGACCGCCCGCCCCAAAAATGACCCCAAACTCCAATCTAACGGTCTCTGACTGCAAGCCAACTTCATAATACATAAATGTTTTgtcatgttttctttttttttttttgtccacaTGGGTAATTTTAGAGGTTATGTGGGGCATTATGTTATAATTATGTGGCACAGTCATCGTCATAGGCTAAAGCCCCAAGGGTTTAATTAATGTTTTCTGCTCTCAGAACCGGTCTTAAAGTAGTCAGTTCTTTTTTTAAGTGTTGCAAATCGCAAACAAAGCGAGTATAGAAATGGACTACCCCTTGGCTTCTGCATTGTCCGTCGATTACAACCCCTAAATAACTACCTCTAACTATCCTGTCAATTATGGCGGCAACCCTGCACTACACATCGAATATTGCAAGGGGGCATATGGCACACAATACACTCAGCGAAAAGGTTTAAACTAAGAATTTGCATACTCTCTCCTAATTACAGAATTTCAGATttgagaaatatatttttaataagatTTTTGCGTAGGGAATAAGTTTTTCTGatacaatttattatatatatatttcggtATGCTTTTCTCTGAGTGCATATAAGCTATATAATTTACTTAAATACGTTCACAGTTTTTCGCTTTGTTCTCTGTTCATTGCTTTGTGGTCAATTTTCCATTTCGCTGACGCAACAacgtaaacaacaacaacaaattatgaTAGGAGTCGAGagatataaattttaaatgcatatttacGAGTCTATTGTAGACGCTCGTCCCACTGGCAACATAACGGAGCGACCCGCACGCAACGCACAGCCCGCACTCTACGCCCCCGCACCCCTCACTCCTCCCTACACCCTCTCTGCAACCGATATCGATACCAATTACGCTGGCAATGTCGATGCTGATGCTAGGCGACATCTGGAGCTCTCTTATCGAAGTCGCGGGGCGGCGGCACTCAAGGGCCTAAGTGAAACATTAGCTCTTATCGGAGCGCAGTAGCTGTCAATGGGGGGTCGATAATGGAGACCCCCCACCGCACCCCTCCACCATTCACTCACATCAGCCTTGACATCAAATTTGATGGCGCCACATTTGGAGTCCAAGTGCGTGGAGTGCGAGGGCTATTGCGCCACCAAGGTGACAATTTTATGAGGCGCCGCGCAGACACCAGCgctgtgtacatatatatatgctatgtACATAAATCGATAATACAGATAATACCCATTATTATAGGGTGTAGCGGAAAGAACAGTTAAATGACCCTGATTTGATTCAAATAACAACTGACAATGAGGATCCGGGTTCGAGGCCCTAATGCGTAAAAGAATAACATGAAAAAAGACCC
This window harbors:
- the LOC6635935 gene encoding pneumococcal serine-rich repeat protein isoform X1, with protein sequence MSMSERNTPSHGATETPSHHRQLRPPDVEAALSSMLWTPYERSTPTASSSDEEDDDERLNRKLRKSHSSYETSGSCSRSALSHLAPLTPLTPIAPPAAAAGVVALPVPFPSFSCAFEAGKTSRSRNRYSYPSYYGSPAHTLTQWCSSAATAIKEPPSYESLYEASVSGVGAARASLAPVQPNNLQCDRSQRSPATTTKHDDDDDDDNDDNDDDQPKLTANVPAERLVRSFTDDYISQNCALYTPAINDTETATTVTSQKQKPTETNARSQQSAENQSDSSRANCIINENGDKEDSDKGNDVDDEQEMATTKTAAAATTTTRANEETGANAVAVAVEAEVAVAAGVQVNQPVSCAAAAAAPNLTLSRSRSRREHASAAERAAAATSASPFSGGSSKFRSAAISLSSTFGAYTTDVRKIGSYNTNNNNNNNNIQTLTSWLSRGRYNNNNSCSSSSSSSDVLRPNKCLAELERLYAEFRASESLFEHRLSQAPNDNDIDNDSDTMRLNVAAEPTPPPTATAATQTATAVGSSSSSSIFLSSNKTDRDSSNNAKSISNIAILPAAAKSCQRQPSLTIQVNNGSSSSSSSSNNNGTNNGNQQVCVASPASTATVTTTTTTTTASATATQDNNNVVCVVNCNYSNSNTPNNNNNNSSNSNNNNNKSSIVAINNCVPATKVFSASVQNKLNNNINNNQNTQVDVQHVASASVSNSISHNNNNNINNINNNNNCINNHVNVSSVDNSVKVINVNATPPRTFTSTECQTDDLSNGNCSQQQLQAQQQQQQQQQLRTREQRRRERRERRQQQQQQLQLQQQQQLPPHHARRQHAPPLHPPPHLHHPHPHPATLGLARALLPDILHSHSHYPPPYSALPAGGPPPPPPQAAGPPLPPPPPPPPQAPVPLPLPLMTPVISTVPLPGTAPLMSDGRFTLPLPIMRRSPSERSGKGCCGQWFAGPPLRALIAVVALGGVACALGGAALGATGLAGPPNSHLTAALLMIGVGVVLVTVSGAAWRMTAPGGGQSCLGLGTTVDLARCGRRPCTRGGGAPHGLLYPEFQHRPPPPSYQASMQEYRLRLLLLDRDRQNGVVRGNSPPPTYRSHAGSLLRAPLTTLRSGIGGGGGGTISSSVGGSEYSLPPSYRSRNATPASLTLASCERTIETAPSGRLLANEDLPELSPEQLPDYSALQSNTLLTSAIVEIESRNRSQSQESPTSTTTATKAKDLVTIVTISQANSGGGLNVQSGGRAQAQGQVPTSSQSAIDQIDILAHL
- the LOC6635935 gene encoding probable serine/threonine-protein kinase DDB_G0282963 isoform X2 → MSMSERNTPSHGATETPSHHRQLRPPDVEAALSSMLWTPYERSTPTASSSDEEDDDERLNRKLRKSHSSYETSGSCSRSALSHLAPLTPLTPIAPPAAAAGVVALPVPFPSFSCAFEAGKTSRSRNRYSYPSYYGSPAHTLTQWCSSAATAIKEPPSYESLYEASVSGVGAARASLAPVQPNNLQCDRSQRSPATTTKHDDDDDDDNDDNDDDQPKLTANVPAERLVRSFTDDYISQNCALYTPAINDTETATTVTSQKQKPTETNARSQQSAENQSDSSRANCIINENGDKEDSDKGNDVDDEQEMATTKTAAAATTTTRANEETGANAVAVAVEAEVAVAAGVQVNQPVSCAAAAAAPNLTLSRSRSRREHASAAERAAAATSASPFSGGSSKFRSAAISLSSTFGAYTTDVRKIGSYNTNNNNNNNNIQTLTSWLSRGRYNNNNSCSSSSSSSDVLRPNKCLAELERLYAEFRASESLFEHRLSQAPNDNDIDNDSDTMRLNVAAEPTPPPTATAATQTATAVGSSSSSSIFLSSNKTDRDSSNNAKSISNIAILPAAAKSCQRQPSLTIQVNNGSSSSSSSSNNNGTNNGNQQVCVASPASTATVTTTTTTTTASATATQDNNNVVCVVNCNYSNSNTPNNNNNNSSNSNNNNNKSSIVAINNCVPATKVFSASVQNKLNNNINNNQNTQVDVQHVASASVSNSISHNNNNNINNINNNNNCINNHVNVSSVDNSVKVINVNATPPRTFTSTECQTDDLSNGNCSQQQLQAQQQQQQQQQLRTREQRRRERRERRQQQQQQLQLQQQQQLPPHHARRQHAPPLHPPPHLHHPHPHPATLGLARALLPDILHSHSHYPPPYSALPAGGPPPPPPQAAGPPLPPPPPPPPQAPVPLPLPLMTPVISTVPLPGTAPLMSDGRFTLPLPIMRRYVQLLSVSVCVCFSL